From a region of the Streptomyces caniferus genome:
- a CDS encoding TIGR03619 family F420-dependent LLM class oxidoreductase: protein MRIATTIFLTDETIRPDRLGRELEQRGFDGLYLPEHTHIPAGRETPAPMGEPLPREYGRTLDPFIALGQAAAVTERLALGTGITLVAQHDPIDLAKQIATLDFLSGGRFTLGVGYGWNVEEAADHGVEWSTRRALTRDRVALMRALWAEEPTAYQGEFGSVRASLAHPKPVRGAPRILLGGAAGPKLFGQIAEYADGWLPIGGRGLAEHVPVLRRAWSDAGRTGEPVVVPYAVRPSTGKLAHYRELGVQEVVLQLPSAGEADVLRTLDDFAQHL from the coding sequence ATGCGGATCGCGACCACGATCTTCCTGACCGACGAGACGATCCGGCCGGACCGGCTGGGCCGCGAGCTGGAGCAGCGCGGATTCGACGGCCTCTATCTCCCCGAGCACACCCATATCCCCGCAGGCCGGGAGACCCCCGCCCCGATGGGCGAGCCGCTGCCCCGCGAATACGGCCGCACCCTCGACCCGTTCATCGCGCTCGGCCAGGCCGCCGCGGTCACCGAGCGGCTCGCCCTCGGCACCGGCATCACCCTCGTCGCGCAGCACGACCCGATCGACCTGGCCAAGCAGATCGCGACCCTCGACTTCCTCTCCGGGGGCCGCTTCACGCTCGGCGTCGGCTACGGCTGGAACGTCGAGGAGGCCGCCGACCACGGGGTCGAGTGGTCGACCCGTCGTGCGCTGACCCGCGACCGGGTGGCCCTGATGCGCGCCCTGTGGGCCGAGGAACCGACCGCGTACCAAGGTGAATTCGGGTCCGTACGGGCCTCCCTCGCCCACCCGAAGCCGGTGCGCGGCGCGCCGCGCATCCTCCTGGGCGGCGCGGCCGGCCCCAAGCTCTTCGGGCAGATCGCCGAGTACGCCGACGGGTGGCTGCCGATCGGCGGACGCGGGCTGGCGGAGCACGTTCCGGTGCTGCGGCGGGCGTGGTCGGACGCCGGGCGCACGGGCGAGCCGGTGGTGGTGCCCTACGCGGTCCGGCCCTCGACCGGGAAGCTGGCGCACTACCGCGAGCTGGGCGTACAGGAGGTGGTACTGCAACTGCCATCTGCCGGGGAGGCCGATGTGCTGCGCACTCTGGACGACTTCGCG